The genomic region GCGAGCGTCTGGATGCGGTGGCGGGCGCGGCGGGCGCGGCGCTGGAAGGCGAGGAGGTCGTCGGGCGAGCAGGCGGGCGTTTGGATGTCGCGGACCAGGGCGTTGACCTGCGCGAGGGTCTGGCGGAGAGCGGCGCGCAGGTCGGCCTGGCGGTCGGCGAGGGCGGCGCTGGTGATTTGGCTGAGATTGGTCGAGAAGGTGGTCATGGCACGTTCCCCCCTGGCGCTGAGAGATAGAACAGATGTTCTAACAAAGGTTGCGGGGAGTGTATCACAGGTAGGCGGATGTGTCAAGATGCGGTTTTGCAATTGTGAGGGGGGATGCACGCAAAGCGGGTGTTGCCGAGTGTAGGCTTTTGTTTATACTGCTCGCTTTTGGAAACAACGAGTGCAAAGAGGAGGCGATACGGTGCAAACGCTCATTTTGCTTCACGACCGCCTGGCGACCACGATGACGCTCTACGCGCTCTTTTTGGGGCTGTGGGGCTTGTACAAGTACGTGCGCGGTGAGGGGCTGGATGGCAACTATTTGGGCGCCATTATCGTGGCGGAAGTGCTGATCATCGTGCAGGCGCTGTTGGGCTTTGCGTTGTTTGGCGGTGGGTTGCGGCCTGCGCGGCTGGTGCACATTTTGTACGGCATTATGGCGGTGATTTCCTTTCCCGCGACGTATGCCTACACCCGCGGCGACGACAGCCGCCGGGTGATGCTCATCTGGGGGCTGGTGGGGTTGTTCGTCTTTGGGTTGGCGGTACGCGCGCAGATGGTGCAAGGGGCGTTGTAAAAGCGGTTTGGCACGCAAGCAAAAACGGCGGCAGAAAGCCGCCGTTTTTTGTGTTCAACACCATTTCAGGCGAAGCGCGCCAGAAAAACACCGAACACATAGAGGAAAAAGAGCGGTATCGCCACAATCATCATGTTGAAGGGGTCGGGTGTGGGCGTAATCATGGCGGCCAGAATCGCCGCAATCAGGAACGCCCAGCGAATGTTCTTTTTCAGCGTCTCATAGCGCACAATGTTGAGTTTGGCTAGCGTGAAAATGACCAGCGGCGTTTGGAAGCCCAGCCCCAGCCAGAGCAAGAAGGTGGTGACAAACGAGATATAACTGTCGAGCGTCCACTGGATTTCAGCAAAACTTTTCCCGAATTGTTGGAGGAACCCAAGTGCGGCGGGTAAGGCAACGAACGCACCGAACGCCACACCACTGATGAAGAGCAACGCCGCCGCCGGCAGGAAGAAGAAGAGATAGCGCTTTTCCTTGCGCGTCAGCCCCGGCGTCACGAATGCAATGATTTCGTACAGAATTTCGGGCATGGCAATCGCCAGCCCCATGATGAGCGCCACTTTGAAATAGACAATGATCGTTTCGGTTGGGCGAATGGCTTGGGGCGGCAGAAGCAACGGCTTGGTGAGGATTTGCAAAAAGCGGTCAGCCGCAAAAACGGAAGCCAATGTTGTCACCAGCAAAAACGCCACCGCGCGGAACAACCGCGTGCGGAGTTCGCGCAGGTGTTCTATCAATGGTTTGGCTTCGCCGTCATACGTTTCTTCGATGTCAGCGTGTGGTTTCGTGGTCATGGGTTTCTGGTGTCTCTGTTGGCGGCGGCGTCTCATCCGGGCTGGTTGCTGGTGGCGTTTCCATCAAATCAGTGCCCAAGATGCTCGCCAATTCACCCGCCAGTTCATTCTCGGTATTTTTGATGTGTTGTTCGGTTTCGGTGATGGTCGCGCGCGCTTCTTCCAGATTGCGCTTGACAATTTCGCGTGTTTCGTTGACGGGCGATTCAATCTCTTGCAGTGATTCTTGCAGCGCCTTGTTGAATTCGCTGGAAAGCGCCTGAATCTGCTTGGTCACTTTCGCCACCTGGCGCATGACCTCGGGCAACCGTTCAGGCCCGAAGACCAGCAAGCCAATGATGGCGATGACGATCATTTCACCGACGCCGATGTTGAAAATTTCCATGCTATTCCTGACTCGATGCGCGATTCAGATACATACTCACGAATGTGCCCAACGCGCCGTTGATAAAGCGCGGCGAGTTCGGACCGCCAAACTCTTTTGCCAGTTCCACCGCTTCATTGATGACGACCTTGTACGGTGTTTCGGGCGTGTAAAGCAGTTCGTAGAGCGCCAGGCGCAAGATGTTGCGGTCCACCACCGCCATTTGTTCGATGGGCCATTCCGGCGCGATTTGCGCGACGTAAGGGTCAATCTCGTCGCGGTGTTCAACAACGCCGCGCACGAGTTGGCGCATAAAGGGCTCCGCCTCGGGGAGCAGGTCTTCGGTTTCGCGCAAGCGCGTTTCGATGACCTCTCCCACCGGGTGGCGTGTCATATCCAGTTCGTAGAGTGCTTGTAAGGCTAACTCACGGGCTTGACGGCGTGCTGCAATCACCTTAGGCGTCCTCTTCCTGGTTGTCGGTATCATAGGCGATGTCTTCGATAAACACGTCTATCGAACCGACACGCATACCGACAATGTCTTCAATGGCGCGCTGAATCGCTTTTTGTACATTTTCGCCCAATGTGCGCAAATTGACGTTGGGCGCGGCCACAATGTTCAGTTCGACGTTGACACTGTCATCTTCGTCAATGGTGATGTACACGTCGTGCTGGCGCGAAGCAAACACACGCGCCGCACGTGGCGAGCGCAGGCGTGCCACACCGGGCACGCCCTGCGCCGCGCGGGTTGCAATCGTTGTAATCACTTCGGGTGCGACACGCACCGAATCGCCTTCGTACTCGCTCATTGTCTGGTTGCCTCTGCTCGCAATCGTTGCTCCTATTCTACTCTGTTTGGCGAAGTTCAGAAAATCATGCCCCCGTCAACGCGCAGAACCTCGCCGGTCACAAATTCGGCGGCGTCGCTGGCAAAGAACGCAACCACTTTGGCGACGTCTTCCACCGTGCCGAGCCGCCCCAACGGGGTGAGTTTGCGGGCTTGCTCGACAAACTCTTCGGGCAGGTCGGCGGTCAGGTCGGTGGGGATGTAGCCCGGCGCAACCGCGTTGCACGTAATGTTGCGCGAACCGAGTTCTTTGGCAACGCTCTTCGTCAGCCCGATGAGGCCGGCTTTGGCGGAGGCGTAGTTGGCTTGCCCCGCGTTGCCGCCGATACCGGCGATCGAGATGATGTTGACGATGCGCCCATAGCGGTTCTTGATCATGGTGCGTTGCACGGCTTTGATACAGTTGAATGCGCCTTTGAGATTGGTGTCAATCACAATGTCCCAATCTTCTTCTTTCATGCGCATCATCACATTGTCGCGCGTCAGCCCGGCGTTGTTCACCAAAATGTGGATTGTGCCCAATTCCTTGACCACGGTTTTGACCATGGCTTCGACTTCATTATAGAAGCGCACGTCGGCTTGCACGGCGATGGCGCGCCGCCCTTTAGCCTGGATGGCGTCCACCACTTCTTGGGCGGCTTCGGCGTTGCCGCGATAGTTCACTGCCACGTCTGCGCCGAGGTCGGCGAGTTGCAAGCAGATGGCGCGGCCAATGCCACGCGACCCACCAGTGACGAGTGCGACTTTGCCTGTCAAATCAATCATGGATGACGCTCCTTCTGTTGGTTGTGTTGGTTGGTTCAGGCTTGTACCTGTTGCAAATCCTCAATGCTTGCCAGCGCAAGCCGCCCCGCCTGGCGGTCAATGCGCTTGATGAGCCCGCTCAACACGCCCCCCGGCCCAAATTCGATGAAGGTCTGCACGCCGGCGGCGCGCATGGCTTGCACGCTCTCCGTCCAGCGCACGGAGCCGGTGAGTTGTTCGATGAGTTCATGGCGAATGGCGTCCACGTCGGTGGTGGGTTGGGCGGTGAGGTTGAGCACGACGGGCACGTCGGGCGTTTGCAAGGGGGCGGCTTCCACGGCGCGGCGGAATTCATCTTTGATGGGCGCCATGAGCGCCGAATGTGCGGCGATGCTGACGTCGAGCACGACGCATTTGCGGGCGCGTTGGGCTTGGGCGAGGTCAACGGCGCGTTGAATGGCGGCTTTGGCGCCGCTGATGACCACCTGACCGGGGCAGTTGTAGTTGGCGACTTGCACGGTTTCGCCCGGTTGCGAGGCTTTTTCGCAGATGGCGGCGACAGTTTCATCGTCCAGCCCGAGGATGGCGGCCATTGCGCCGGGGTTTTGGTCGCCGGCTTGTTTCATCAGGCGACCACGTTCCCGCACCAGTTGCACGCCGGCTTCAAACGGCAGGGCGCCGGCGGCTGTGAGCGCGCTGTATTCGCCCAGGCTATGCCCCGCGACCATGAGCGGGGCGGGCACCAGCCCCTCACTCATCGCTACGCGCCAGATGGCGACGCTGGTGACGTAGAGCGCCGGTTGGGTGTTGATGGTTTCGTCCAATTCTTCTTTGGGTCCTTCAAAGCAGAGGCGCGAGAGGGGGATGCCGAGAATCTCATCGGCTTGCGCGAAGGTGTCACGGGCGATGGGATACGTCTCGAAAAAATCTTTGCCCATGCCGACGCTTTGCGCGCCCTGACCGGGGAAAACAAACGCAACGGGTGTTTGCACGAGCGTTCCCTCCTTCCTGGTTGCAGTCTCTGGTACAGCGGCGCGGATTATACGCAATGCAGGACAGGACTACAAGGCGGAAGAATGGACGCCCGGCGGGCTAGGGACCCGGATAGGGCGACGGGTAGGCGTCGGCGGGGGGCGGCGGGGGCGACGCGGGAAGGCTTTGCACGGGCGACGGGTAGGCTTCGGGCGCAGGGGCGCTGTTGGTGGCGGGAGCGGCTTCGATGGCGTTCACCGGTTCCTGTTGAGCGTTTGATGGAGTGCCCAGTGGGTCGGCAAAGGTGGGCACGATGCCCCAATGGGGGGAAGGCGTGTAGAAGAGGGCATGTATGCCCCAGCGGTTCAACAGGTTGGACAGTATGGGTCCCACAATGGGAATATCGCTGATGGCAAAGGGGGGCGGCCAGTAGATGAACCACGCTTTGCCGATGATGCGGTTGCGGTGAATGGGACCCCACAAATGGGAGTCGCTCGAATTGTTGCGGTTGTCGCCCAGGACGTAGTACTCGTCTGGTCCCAGGGTGATGGGCGTTTTGGTGTACGAACCGGGGTTGGGTTTCCACGGTTCTTCAAGCGGCTGCCCGTTGATGTAGACCTGCCCCTGACGCACTTCCACCGTTTCGCCCGGCAACCCGATGACGCGCTTGATGTAATCTTTGCGGGGGTTGTCGCTAAAACGGAAGACGATGACTTCCCCACGCTGTGGCTCACGGAACCAATAGACGGCTTTGTTGACAATCAGGAATTGCCCGTTGTGAAAGTTGGGCAACATGCTCGACCCTTCGATGCGGAATGTTTGGGTGGGAATGCGCACGAGCGCAAAAATGAGCAGGGTCAGGATGACGGTTTCCAGCAGTTCGCGGAGAAAGCCCCAAAGCGGGTGGGGGCTGGAAAGCGGTTGCGGCGGCGTGTCGAGCATTGGCGTTGATTCCAACGCGGCTGGGGGCGAGCTTTCGGTGTGCTCGGTGGACGGTTCAAGTTGCCAGTAGTTCCACAAATCGCTTTCTGGCGTTTCGTTTTCGTCGTCGAAGAGGGGTGTGTTGGGTTCGTTGTATTCTGCCCGATTGCTCATACACGCTTACTCCGCCTGGTGTTGTCGGCATGAGATAGTAGCATAAGGAAAGATGGCGGCAAAGCCGCATGCCGTGATTTTGGGGATGGCGGATTTTTTCAACGTGAGTAGCCCTCTGTTGTAAAAGGTCTTACAATAAATATGCTATTTTGAACAAACAAATGTGTGTGCCTCAAAGGGGAGGTTTGCCATGCTTCACGTTTCACCTGACGTTGTCCGCTCACCGTTTGTGATCGCACAGCAGCAATTCGACGCTGCCGCTGATGTCCTCAACCTTGACCCGGCTATGCGCGAATTTTTGCGTTGGCCGCTCCGTGAGTTCCATTTCCGTATCCCCGTGAAGATGGATGATGGTTCGGTGCGTATCTTCCAGGCGTTTCGCGTGCAGTATAACGACGCACGCGGTCCCACGAAAGGGGGCATTCGTTTTCATCCTGAAGAAACCATTGACACCGTGCGTGCGCTGGCTGCCTGGATGACTTGGAAGACGGCGGTGATGGATTTGCCGCTGGGGGGCGGCAAAGGTGGTGTGGTGTGCAATCCCAAAGAACTCTCGGAAGGGGAGTTGGAGCGCCTCAGCCGTGGCTACATGCGGCAAGTGGCGCGGCTTGTTGGACCTGAGTTGGATGTGCCCGCGCCGGATGTCTACACCAACCCGCAAATCATGGCATGGATGATGGACGAGTACAACGTGATTGTGGGACGGCACGAGCCTGGCGTGATTACGGGAAAACCGCCGGCGTTGGGCGGATCGAAAGGACGCCATGATGCAACGGCGCGCGGTGGTATCTATGCCGTGCGCGAGGCCGCCAAAGTGCTGGGAATTGACCTGCGTGGGCAACCGGCAGCCATTCAGGGGTATGGCAATGCCGGTTCGTATGCGCACAAATTGGCTGTCGAGTTGCTGGGCATGAAAGTGGTGGCGGTCTCGGATTCGCGCGGCGGGATTTACAATCCCGATGGGTTGGACTACGAGGCGGTGCTGGCGCACAAGCGTGAAACGGGTTCGGTTGTGGGCTTTTCCGGGGCGCAGCCGCTAGGGTCCAATGATGTGTTGGAAGTGCCGGTGACGGTGCTCTTCCCCGCTGCGTTGGAGAACGTCATCACGTCTGAAAACGCGCCACGCATTCAGGCGCGCATTGTAGCCGAATTGGCGAATGGCCCCACTACCCCTGAAGCCGATGAGATTTTGCATGCGCGGGACATCTTTGTCATTCCCGATTTTCTGTGCAATGCGGGCGGCGTCACGGTTTCCTATTTCGAGCAGGTGCAAGACGCCATGAATTACTTCTGGACGGAGGAAGAGGTGTATCAGCGCCTGGATGAAAAGATGACGCGCGCATTCCACGATGTGCATGAAGCCGCACAGGAATGGAAGGTGCACAATCGTCTGGCAGCCTACATTGTGGCAGTTTCGCGCGTGGCGGAAGCGGTGCGTTTGCGTGGATGGGTGTAGCGAGACTACCCACAAGCACGAAGGCGCGGGATGCTTCCCGCGCCTTTTTGCTCCGCTGCTGTTTTGAACGCTTATGCCGCACGGTTGGGGCGGTAGCGGTCGGTGCTTACCGGTTGCCCGGCGGCGAGTTCGCGGCGATGGCGGTCCCACAAGATGGGCAATTGCCGGTTGATTTCTTGCAGACGCTGGCGCTGTTCGGGTGTGAGCCGATGTTGCGACGCCAAGCGGTAGAGTTCCTGGCGTTCATTCGACAACTTTTGGATGAGGTCCAGCGTGGATTGTTGCATCACCGTTCACCCCCTTTTGCTCCTCTTTCTTCCCTGCACAGCAATTGTTTTCGTATAGACAACGGGTATTAGAATGGCGTTAGAGCCATGTTGGAAAGATGTTGCACAGCAAAAAACCGCGTCGTCAGATGCTGACGGCTTCGCTTACGCTTCGGATTTTTCCTCTGGTGTCTCCAGAATTTCAATGATGCCGCGATTGCCGTCCAGCCGCACACGTTGCCCCGTGCGGAGTTTTTTGGTTGCGTCGCGCACGCCGACGACGGCGGGAATACCGTATTCGCGCGCGACGATGGAACCGTGATTCATCGCCCCGCCAACTTCCAGAATAAGCCCGGCGGCGTTGATGAACAGCGGCGTCCAGCCGGGGTCTGTGAAGCGCGCCACCAGAATTTCGCCCGGTTGCAGGGTTTCGGTGTGCGGGTCGTGCACGATATGCACGACGCCTTCCACCACGCCGGGCGAAACCGGATTGCCCACCAGCGCGCCGGGGGGCGCGTCTTCGACGCGGTAGTGCACCACGGGCGTTTCGCCGTCGCTGGTGATGATGAGCGGCGGCGAGAGTTTTTGGAACCGCGCCAACGCCTTGCGGCGGCGCTCAATTTCTTCTTGCGGGAAGGGGGGCGATTGGTCCCAAATGGCGTCAAGTTCGCGCCATGTCAGGAACCAGATGTCATCGGGATGGGCGAGGTAGCCCTGTTCAGTGAGGGTGGCGGCGATGGCTTTGATGCGTTGTTTGAGCACCCAGAACGCGCGAATGGCGGCGTATTTGTGGTGTTCGCGCATGCCGCCGGTGTGCAGCATGACGTAGACCAGCCGCTGAATGAACCGCCGCCGTATGGGTCCCAGCACCCCACGCCCGGCGTGCTCCATGAGTTTGCGCAGGGCGGCTTCGCGGCGTTGCACCAGCGCCGCATGTTGTCGGCGATGATGCCCTTCAGGCTGTTGCAGGGCGGCGGCGATGACGTGCAGGAGCGGGAGCGGGTCTTCCCACCAGCGGGGCATGGCGAGGTCAATCTCGGCGGGTCCACGCGCCCCATAACGCTGCATGAACGCATGCCACGCTTGCAGAAACTCGGCGCTGTCGGGGTATTGCGCCACCTGCGCCAGCCAGGCGTTGCCGTCATCCCCCAGGTGGGCGAACGCATTGCGGACGCTGGGGATGCGCCGCGCGATATCGGCGAGGTCGCCAATGGCGAGGTTCATCTCGTTGACGACGTTGCCGGGAATGGCGAGCGACAGGTCGTGCGCTTCTTGCGGCGAGAGCCAGCGTTGCCCCAGGTGTGTGAGTATGCGTTTGGCGGCTTCCCCCGCCATGAATTGCGGAATCCAGTGCATGAAGAACGCAAACAGGGTGGCGAAGCGGTCTATGCAGGCTTCCACCAGGGCTTTGCCGGGGGGGATGGCGCGCAAATCGGCGTCCAAATCGGCGATAAAGCGCTCGATGCGTGCGTTCGTCTGTTCGACAAAGCCGTCCAGGTTTTCACGCCAGAGCGCGTATTGCACGCGCGCCATGAGCCGCACCAGAAAGAGCACCCCCCGCCGTGAAAAGCGGATGCCATGCGGACCCTGAAATTCTGGGCGTTGCATGACCATGCGCAACGCTTCGGGCGCCAGGGCGTCGAATTGCGCGGTGACGGCGAACACAACGCGGCGGAAGACGCGATGCCGCAAGGGGTCGGTGATGTCGGCGAAAAGCCGCCCGCCGGCTGAGCGGATGTAGCGGTTCTCAAAGCGGTTGATGCGCCCAATGGGCGCCAGCACGGGAAACATGGAGAGACTGAACGGGGGCATGGCGCGGGTCATGTTTTGCTGGTGTCCCATGCTGAAATAGACATGCAGCGTACCGTCGGGGGATTCCAGCCCCTCGATGGGATAGAGCGAGGTGATGGGGCGCGCTTGAAGGATGTACATACGCCCTGCGGCGATAGCCCATTCGATATCCTGCGGCCGACCATAGTGGGCTTCAATCCGACAGCCCAGGT from Ardenticatena maritima harbors:
- a CDS encoding Asp23/Gls24 family envelope stress response protein; protein product: MSEYEGDSVRVAPEVITTIATRAAQGVPGVARLRSPRAARVFASRQHDVYITIDEDDSVNVELNIVAAPNVNLRTLGENVQKAIQRAIEDIVGMRVGSIDVFIEDIAYDTDNQEEDA
- the lepB gene encoding signal peptidase I, whose translation is MSNRAEYNEPNTPLFDDENETPESDLWNYWQLEPSTEHTESSPPAALESTPMLDTPPQPLSSPHPLWGFLRELLETVILTLLIFALVRIPTQTFRIEGSSMLPNFHNGQFLIVNKAVYWFREPQRGEVIVFRFSDNPRKDYIKRVIGLPGETVEVRQGQVYINGQPLEEPWKPNPGSYTKTPITLGPDEYYVLGDNRNNSSDSHLWGPIHRNRIIGKAWFIYWPPPFAISDIPIVGPILSNLLNRWGIHALFYTPSPHWGIVPTFADPLGTPSNAQQEPVNAIEAAPATNSAPAPEAYPSPVQSLPASPPPPPADAYPSPYPGP
- the nusB gene encoding transcription antitermination factor NusB encodes the protein MIAARRQARELALQALYELDMTRHPVGEVIETRLRETEDLLPEAEPFMRQLVRGVVEHRDEIDPYVAQIAPEWPIEQMAVVDRNILRLALYELLYTPETPYKVVINEAVELAKEFGGPNSPRFINGALGTFVSMYLNRASSQE
- a CDS encoding DUF2630 family protein, which translates into the protein MQQSTLDLIQKLSNERQELYRLASQHRLTPEQRQRLQEINRQLPILWDRHRRELAAGQPVSTDRYRPNRAA
- the tatC gene encoding twin-arginine translocase subunit TatC translates to MTTKPHADIEETYDGEAKPLIEHLRELRTRLFRAVAFLLVTTLASVFAADRFLQILTKPLLLPPQAIRPTETIIVYFKVALIMGLAIAMPEILYEIIAFVTPGLTRKEKRYLFFFLPAAALLFISGVAFGAFVALPAALGFLQQFGKSFAEIQWTLDSYISFVTTFLLWLGLGFQTPLVIFTLAKLNIVRYETLKKNIRWAFLIAAILAAMITPTPDPFNMMIVAIPLFFLYVFGVFLARFA
- the tatB gene encoding Sec-independent protein translocase protein TatB codes for the protein MEIFNIGVGEMIVIAIIGLLVFGPERLPEVMRQVAKVTKQIQALSSEFNKALQESLQEIESPVNETREIVKRNLEEARATITETEQHIKNTENELAGELASILGTDLMETPPATSPDETPPPTETPETHDHETTR
- the fabG gene encoding 3-oxoacyl-[acyl-carrier-protein] reductase, which encodes MIDLTGKVALVTGGSRGIGRAICLQLADLGADVAVNYRGNAEAAQEVVDAIQAKGRRAIAVQADVRFYNEVEAMVKTVVKELGTIHILVNNAGLTRDNVMMRMKEEDWDIVIDTNLKGAFNCIKAVQRTMIKNRYGRIVNIISIAGIGGNAGQANYASAKAGLIGLTKSVAKELGSRNITCNAVAPGYIPTDLTADLPEEFVEQARKLTPLGRLGTVEDVAKVVAFFASDAAEFVTGEVLRVDGGMIF
- the fabD gene encoding ACP S-malonyltransferase, which translates into the protein MQTPVAFVFPGQGAQSVGMGKDFFETYPIARDTFAQADEILGIPLSRLCFEGPKEELDETINTQPALYVTSVAIWRVAMSEGLVPAPLMVAGHSLGEYSALTAAGALPFEAGVQLVRERGRLMKQAGDQNPGAMAAILGLDDETVAAICEKASQPGETVQVANYNCPGQVVISGAKAAIQRAVDLAQAQRARKCVVLDVSIAAHSALMAPIKDEFRRAVEAAPLQTPDVPVVLNLTAQPTTDVDAIRHELIEQLTGSVRWTESVQAMRAAGVQTFIEFGPGGVLSGLIKRIDRQAGRLALASIEDLQQVQA
- a CDS encoding phosphoenolpyruvate synthase, which codes for MTTQDFVRFFEDIRATDIPLVGGKGANLGELAHAGFPVPEGFCVTAHAFRYFMQHVPNADALYTMLETLDPTDLEAVRRTGQHIRQTIRATPIPADIADAILAAWRRVGTDEAYAVRSSATAEDLPEASFAGQQETYLNVRGETALLDAVRNCWASLFTDRAILYRAQNNFAHRDVALAVVVQRMIAADVSGIMFTADPLTGHRHTLAIDASFGLGEALVSGLVTPDTYRVDKRTRTIIERRIAEKEIAIWARPDGGTEQRPLPPEQRRAPVLTDEEILALADLGCRIEAHYGRPQDIEWAIAAGRMYILQARPITSLYPIEGLESPDGTLHVYFSMGHQQNMTRAMPPFSLSMFPVLAPIGRINRFENRYIRSAGGRLFADITDPLRHRVFRRVVFAVTAQFDALAPEALRMVMQRPEFQGPHGIRFSRRGVLFLVRLMARVQYALWRENLDGFVEQTNARIERFIADLDADLRAIPPGKALVEACIDRFATLFAFFMHWIPQFMAGEAAKRILTHLGQRWLSPQEAHDLSLAIPGNVVNEMNLAIGDLADIARRIPSVRNAFAHLGDDGNAWLAQVAQYPDSAEFLQAWHAFMQRYGARGPAEIDLAMPRWWEDPLPLLHVIAAALQQPEGHHRRQHAALVQRREAALRKLMEHAGRGVLGPIRRRFIQRLVYVMLHTGGMREHHKYAAIRAFWVLKQRIKAIAATLTEQGYLAHPDDIWFLTWRELDAIWDQSPPFPQEEIERRRKALARFQKLSPPLIITSDGETPVVHYRVEDAPPGALVGNPVSPGVVEGVVHIVHDPHTETLQPGEILVARFTDPGWTPLFINAAGLILEVGGAMNHGSIVAREYGIPAVVGVRDATKKLRTGQRVRLDGNRGIIEILETPEEKSEA
- a CDS encoding Glu/Leu/Phe/Val family dehydrogenase is translated as MLHVSPDVVRSPFVIAQQQFDAAADVLNLDPAMREFLRWPLREFHFRIPVKMDDGSVRIFQAFRVQYNDARGPTKGGIRFHPEETIDTVRALAAWMTWKTAVMDLPLGGGKGGVVCNPKELSEGELERLSRGYMRQVARLVGPELDVPAPDVYTNPQIMAWMMDEYNVIVGRHEPGVITGKPPALGGSKGRHDATARGGIYAVREAAKVLGIDLRGQPAAIQGYGNAGSYAHKLAVELLGMKVVAVSDSRGGIYNPDGLDYEAVLAHKRETGSVVGFSGAQPLGSNDVLEVPVTVLFPAALENVITSENAPRIQARIVAELANGPTTPEADEILHARDIFVIPDFLCNAGGVTVSYFEQVQDAMNYFWTEEEVYQRLDEKMTRAFHDVHEAAQEWKVHNRLAAYIVAVSRVAEAVRLRGWV